The Actinocatenispora sera genome has a window encoding:
- a CDS encoding protein-tyrosine phosphatase family protein, with protein sequence MSELWQDGAAGVLRLPSGRLVRGRGLSRPLPDGPEPAFGVYLLGHRPPQTRWAARWVRWRDFWLPADPDDAAAALREAWRRAATERVELACLGGKGRTGTALACLAVLDGVPAADAVDYVRTHYSPHAVETPWQRRYVRAFRA encoded by the coding sequence GTGAGCGAGTTGTGGCAGGACGGTGCGGCGGGTGTGCTGCGGCTGCCGTCCGGTCGGCTGGTGCGGGGCCGCGGGCTGAGCCGACCGCTGCCGGACGGCCCGGAACCCGCGTTCGGCGTGTACCTGCTGGGCCACCGCCCGCCGCAGACCCGGTGGGCGGCGCGCTGGGTACGGTGGCGCGACTTCTGGCTCCCCGCCGACCCGGACGACGCGGCCGCGGCACTGCGCGAGGCGTGGCGCCGCGCGGCGACCGAGCGGGTGGAGCTGGCCTGCCTCGGCGGTAAGGGCCGTACCGGGACCGCGCTGGCCTGTCTCGCCGTGCTCGACGGGGTGCCCGCCGCCGACGCGGTCGACTACGTCCGGACGCACTACTCGCCGCACGCCGTGGAGACCCCGTGGCAGCGCCGCTACGTTCGCGCCTTCCGGGCCTGA
- a CDS encoding bifunctional RNase H/acid phosphatase — protein sequence MTANRHERVVVEADGGARGNPGPAGYGAAVLDADTGETLIERAAYLGVTTNNVAEYSGLIAGLKAAAALGARQVAVRMDSKLVVEQMSGRWQVKHPGLRPLHAEAAKLADGFAEIGYEWIPRARNTHADALANKAMDAGEFGTVELVDVLADPSTSDGSGPARPNDPPADAAPAPGSDNPADAGRSDVDGAGATADAARSDVDGAGATADAGRSDVDGAGATADAGRSDVDGAGATADAARSDVDTATLAEGADDPVDAALRAMVGGPGVAAARPGGSVAASAAPVAGRTRLILVRHAATAQTRRGAFCGAECDPELDEIGRRQAAALADRLAVLAPDAVLVTSPQARARQTAEAIAHRLDTVPRVEPRLVEVSYGAWDGLTFDQVAVGWPAELDAWLAATSVPPPGGESMDSAGARYSEALNEVRRHQHERTIVLVGHGSMVKLMLRDVLDAGRRFLDTIQVDPAGLSVVDLFDDGNAAVPTINDTAHLTA from the coding sequence GTGACTGCGAACCGCCACGAGCGGGTCGTCGTCGAGGCGGACGGCGGGGCCCGCGGCAACCCCGGCCCGGCCGGGTACGGCGCGGCCGTGCTCGACGCCGACACCGGCGAGACGCTGATCGAGCGCGCCGCCTACCTCGGCGTGACCACCAACAACGTGGCCGAGTACTCCGGCCTGATCGCCGGGCTGAAGGCGGCCGCGGCGCTCGGCGCCCGGCAGGTCGCGGTCCGGATGGACTCCAAGCTGGTGGTCGAGCAGATGTCCGGCCGATGGCAGGTCAAGCATCCCGGCCTGCGGCCGCTGCACGCCGAGGCGGCCAAGCTCGCCGACGGGTTCGCCGAGATCGGCTACGAGTGGATCCCGCGGGCCCGCAACACGCACGCGGACGCCTTGGCGAACAAGGCGATGGACGCCGGTGAGTTCGGCACCGTGGAACTGGTCGACGTGCTCGCCGATCCGTCCACATCGGACGGCTCCGGTCCGGCCCGGCCGAACGACCCACCTGCGGATGCGGCGCCCGCACCCGGCTCCGACAATCCCGCCGACGCGGGGCGGTCCGATGTGGACGGCGCCGGAGCGACCGCCGACGCGGCGCGGTCCGATGTGGACGGCGCCGGAGCGACCGCTGACGCGGGGCGGTCCGATGTGGACGGCGCCGGAGCGACCGCTGACGCGGGGCGGTCCGATGTGGACGGTGCCGGGGCGACCGCCGACGCGGCGCGGTCCGATGTGGACACCGCGACCCTCGCCGAGGGCGCGGACGATCCGGTCGACGCCGCGTTGCGGGCCATGGTCGGCGGACCGGGTGTCGCCGCGGCGCGACCCGGCGGCTCGGTGGCGGCGTCCGCCGCACCGGTGGCCGGCCGTACCCGGCTGATCCTGGTCCGGCACGCCGCGACCGCACAGACCCGGCGCGGCGCGTTCTGCGGTGCCGAGTGCGATCCGGAACTCGACGAGATCGGGCGGCGGCAGGCGGCGGCGCTGGCCGACCGGCTGGCCGTACTGGCGCCCGACGCCGTCCTGGTCACCTCTCCGCAGGCCCGGGCCCGACAGACCGCCGAGGCGATCGCGCACCGGCTGGACACCGTGCCGCGGGTCGAGCCGCGGCTGGTCGAGGTCTCGTACGGCGCCTGGGACGGGCTGACGTTCGACCAGGTCGCGGTCGGCTGGCCGGCCGAGCTGGACGCGTGGCTCGCCGCCACCTCGGTTCCGCCGCCCGGTGGGGAGAGCATGGACTCGGCCGGTGCCCGGTACAGCGAGGCGCTGAACGAGGTGCGGCGACACCAGCACGAGCGGACGATCGTCCTGGTCGGGCACGGTTCGATGGTGAAGCTGATGCTGCGTGACGTGCTCGACGCCGGCCGGCGCTTCCTGGACACCATTCAGGTCGATCCGGCCGGGCTGTCGGTGGTCGACCTGTTCGACGACGGCAACGCCGCGGTCCCCACCATCAACGACACCGCCCATCTCACCGCTTAG
- a CDS encoding zinc ribbon domain-containing protein: MKADPADQRRLLDLQATDTALTQLAYRRNHLPELAEVDKLDGELRAATDEQVRAQTAVDDLDRDISRAERDVEQVRTRAAKDQALLESGRGGAKELESLQHELASLGRRQSELEDAELELMEQREQAATALATATQQQSEVRQLRDAAEQRRDESLVQLSEQEQQRRAERDPLAAALPAELLALYERIRANTGIGAAMLRARRCEGCRLELSGSELAQVRAAAADEVIRHEECGRILVRTDESGL, translated from the coding sequence GTGAAGGCCGACCCGGCTGACCAACGCCGACTGCTGGACCTGCAGGCCACCGACACCGCGCTGACCCAGCTGGCCTACCGGCGCAACCACCTGCCCGAACTCGCCGAAGTGGACAAGCTCGACGGCGAGCTGCGCGCCGCCACCGACGAGCAGGTCCGCGCCCAGACCGCCGTCGACGACCTGGACCGCGACATCAGCCGGGCCGAGCGCGACGTCGAGCAGGTGCGTACCCGCGCGGCGAAGGACCAGGCGCTGCTGGAGTCCGGCCGCGGCGGAGCCAAGGAGCTGGAGAGCCTGCAGCACGAGCTGGCGTCGCTGGGCCGGCGGCAGAGCGAGCTGGAGGACGCCGAGCTGGAGCTGATGGAGCAGCGCGAGCAGGCCGCCACGGCGCTCGCCACCGCCACCCAGCAGCAGTCCGAGGTACGGCAGCTGCGCGACGCCGCCGAGCAGCGGCGGGACGAGTCGCTGGTGCAGCTGTCCGAGCAGGAGCAGCAGCGGCGGGCCGAACGCGACCCGCTGGCCGCCGCGCTGCCGGCGGAGCTGCTCGCGCTGTACGAGCGGATCCGCGCCAACACCGGCATCGGCGCGGCGATGCTGCGCGCCCGCCGGTGCGAGGGCTGCCGGCTGGAACTGTCCGGCTCCGAGCTGGCGCAGGTGCGGGCGGCCGCGGCGGACGAGGTGATCCGGCACGAGGAGTGCGGCCGGATCCTGGTACGCACCGACGAGTCGGGGCTGTGA
- a CDS encoding Nif3-like dinuclear metal center hexameric protein, with protein MTVADVCDAMRRWYPEQWAQPWDRVGLVVGDPADRVRRVLYCVDCVPATVEQAIEVGAELIVAHHPLLLRGVSSVATTSYKGRAVHRLIRAGIALYVAHTNADVAGTGAATEPDAAAGVPGVSDALAATLALADLHPLVPAEGAAAGDGRGFGRIGTLPAPVPLAELTRRVAAALPATAWGVRAAGDPARMVRTVAVCGGAGDTFLDAATAAGADAYLTADLRHHPASEHLSEGGPALLDAAHWATEWPWLSRVAAGLTDRLAVEGIVSSVVTDPWTVHAASGTAGAGSAAGGTSSAAADGSGSEEFRS; from the coding sequence GTGACAGTGGCGGACGTGTGTGACGCGATGCGGCGGTGGTACCCGGAGCAGTGGGCCCAGCCGTGGGACCGGGTCGGGCTGGTCGTCGGTGATCCGGCCGATCGGGTCCGCCGGGTGCTGTACTGCGTCGACTGCGTGCCGGCGACCGTCGAGCAGGCGATCGAGGTCGGTGCCGAACTGATCGTGGCGCACCACCCGTTGCTGCTGCGCGGCGTGTCGAGCGTCGCGACGACCAGCTACAAGGGCCGGGCGGTGCACCGGTTGATCCGCGCCGGGATCGCGCTGTACGTGGCGCACACCAACGCCGACGTGGCCGGGACCGGCGCCGCGACCGAGCCCGATGCGGCCGCCGGCGTGCCCGGCGTCTCCGACGCGCTCGCCGCCACCCTGGCGCTTGCCGACCTGCACCCGCTGGTACCGGCGGAGGGCGCCGCCGCGGGCGACGGCCGCGGCTTCGGCCGGATCGGTACGTTGCCAGCGCCGGTACCGCTGGCCGAGCTGACCCGGCGGGTCGCGGCGGCGCTGCCGGCCACCGCCTGGGGGGTGCGCGCCGCGGGCGACCCGGCGCGGATGGTCCGGACCGTGGCGGTCTGTGGCGGCGCGGGCGATACGTTCCTCGACGCCGCCACCGCGGCCGGCGCCGACGCGTACCTGACCGCGGACCTGCGCCACCATCCGGCCAGCGAACATCTTTCCGAGGGCGGCCCGGCGCTGCTGGACGCGGCGCACTGGGCCACCGAATGGCCGTGGCTGTCGCGGGTCGCGGCAGGGCTGACCGACCGACTCGCCGTGGAGGGAATAGTCTCCTCGGTGGTGACCGATCCGTGGACCGTGCACGCCGCGTCCGGGACCGCCGGCGCGGGTTCCGCCGCCGGCGGTACGAGTTCCGCTGCCGCCGACGGCAGCGGAAGTGAGGAGTTTCGTTCGTGA
- a CDS encoding flavoprotein, translating into MLYALVCGSPAAAGVGRLVTAAQRDGWRVCVLASPSGLRFLDVPALVAQTGFPVRSEYKSPGAPDLLPEPDAILVAPATCNTVNKWAAGISDTLLLGIVVEAYGRGLPIVAVPYSNRFHAAHPAFRASLDRLRDWGVGVLFGDDVCPLPLPGETTSAPLPWRLALDALARTPQRA; encoded by the coding sequence GTGCTCTACGCGTTGGTGTGCGGCTCTCCGGCCGCGGCCGGGGTGGGGCGGCTGGTGACCGCGGCACAGCGGGACGGCTGGCGCGTCTGCGTGCTCGCCTCGCCGTCCGGGCTGCGGTTCCTCGACGTGCCGGCGCTGGTCGCGCAGACCGGGTTCCCGGTCCGCAGCGAGTACAAGTCGCCCGGTGCGCCGGATCTGCTCCCCGAGCCGGACGCGATCCTGGTCGCCCCGGCAACCTGCAACACCGTCAACAAGTGGGCCGCCGGGATCAGCGACACGCTGCTGCTCGGCATCGTCGTCGAGGCGTACGGGCGGGGCCTGCCGATCGTGGCGGTGCCGTACTCGAACCGGTTCCACGCGGCCCATCCGGCGTTTCGGGCCAGCCTGGACCGGCTGCGCGACTGGGGTGTTGGAGTGCTGTTCGGCGACGACGTCTGCCCGTTGCCGCTGCCCGGCGAGACCACGTCCGCCCCGCTGCCCTGGCGGCTCGCGCTGGATGCGCTCGCTCGTACCCCGCAGCGCGCCTGA
- a CDS encoding helix-turn-helix domain-containing protein, with amino-acid sequence MDELPIGRRVAYWRARRRMSQQLFADQIGKSKSWVDKVERGVRRLDKFSVLYEIADVLKVDPQVLFGGESHRQPDSVNCVDQVEVEEIRAALENYDQVVAFFEPPLVEQVSLDELRKAISHAWASFQHAKYGMVARSLPKLLRDAQSADAAHEGSAVTATENGTRINAAHLLAQTYQIAASVLRKLGEHELGWLAADRAIGVSHRAGDPLLAGVATFRVANAMLALGRARPALDLNVQVAHRLAPASGAEATPQRLSVYGMLLLQGAMAAARVGDLATSRDLLRAADEAAERLGRDANHYWTVFGPTNVALHRAAAAVDLGEHGIAISTHESLELEAFGAMLPERRAHHLVDVCRAYTQLGDLDKAAELLVEADRLAPSEIRCRPHAHEVLTGVLRRSHGAPAAPLAELADHLGVAV; translated from the coding sequence ATGGACGAGCTGCCTATCGGGCGCCGAGTCGCCTACTGGCGGGCCCGACGAAGGATGTCCCAGCAGTTGTTCGCCGACCAGATCGGCAAGTCGAAGAGCTGGGTCGACAAGGTCGAGCGCGGCGTGCGGCGGCTGGACAAGTTCTCCGTGCTGTACGAGATCGCCGACGTGCTCAAGGTCGACCCGCAGGTGCTGTTCGGCGGCGAGAGCCACCGGCAGCCCGACAGCGTCAACTGCGTCGACCAGGTCGAGGTCGAGGAGATCCGGGCCGCGCTGGAGAACTACGACCAGGTGGTGGCGTTCTTCGAGCCGCCGCTGGTCGAGCAGGTCTCCCTGGACGAGCTGCGCAAGGCCATCTCGCACGCCTGGGCCTCGTTCCAGCACGCCAAGTACGGCATGGTCGCGCGCTCGCTGCCGAAGCTGCTGCGCGACGCGCAGAGCGCCGACGCCGCGCACGAGGGCTCGGCGGTGACCGCGACCGAGAACGGCACCCGGATCAACGCCGCGCACCTGCTCGCCCAGACGTACCAGATCGCCGCGTCGGTGCTGCGTAAGCTCGGCGAGCACGAGCTGGGCTGGCTCGCCGCCGACCGGGCGATCGGCGTCTCGCACCGGGCCGGTGATCCGCTGCTCGCCGGCGTCGCCACCTTCCGGGTCGCGAACGCGATGCTCGCGCTCGGCCGGGCCCGGCCGGCGCTGGATCTCAACGTGCAGGTGGCGCACCGGCTCGCCCCCGCGTCCGGTGCCGAGGCCACGCCGCAGCGGCTCAGCGTGTACGGGATGCTGCTGCTGCAGGGCGCGATGGCCGCGGCGCGGGTCGGCGACCTCGCCACCAGCCGCGACCTGCTGCGCGCCGCCGACGAGGCGGCCGAGCGGCTCGGCCGCGACGCCAACCACTACTGGACGGTGTTCGGCCCGACGAACGTGGCACTGCACCGCGCCGCCGCCGCCGTCGATCTCGGCGAGCACGGCATCGCCATCAGCACCCACGAGTCGCTGGAACTGGAGGCGTTCGGCGCGATGTTGCCGGAGCGCCGGGCGCACCACCTGGTCGACGTGTGCCGGGCGTACACCCAGCTCGGCGACCTGGACAAGGCCGCCGAGCTGCTGGTCGAGGCGGACCGGCTGGCGCCGTCGGAGATCCGCTGCCGGCCGCACGCGCACGAGGTGCTCACCGGCGTGCTGCGGCGCAGTCACGGCGCCCCGGCCGCGCCGCTGGCCGAACTCGCCGACCATCTCGGCGTCGCGGTGTGA
- a CDS encoding metallophosphoesterase — MPISSSEPSAPGSTAPAGFVPVESATPGAAPSPLYVVGDVHGQYGPLLATLAANGLVDADGHWSGGTTRLWFLGDLTDRGPDGIGVVRLVRRLGGEAAPVGGRVDTLLGNHEILLLGSRRFGDELIDLPAGARSFRTTWQLNGGRDSDLDALTDDEAEWLTERAAMVRADDFLLAHSDTVAYLDYGDSVEQIVAALRAELVDGDAPRWWECFRQLTRRHDFRGEDGVARVAEMLDTLGGHQYVHGHSPIPEHLAVDPSEVTEPLLYADGRALSVDGGLFAGGPCLVTRLPYRAAAR, encoded by the coding sequence GTGCCGATCTCCAGTTCCGAACCGTCCGCGCCCGGGTCGACCGCGCCGGCCGGGTTCGTGCCGGTCGAGTCCGCGACCCCGGGCGCCGCGCCGTCCCCGCTGTACGTGGTGGGCGACGTGCACGGCCAGTACGGGCCGCTGCTCGCCACGCTCGCCGCCAACGGTCTGGTCGACGCCGACGGACACTGGTCCGGCGGTACCACCCGGCTGTGGTTCCTGGGCGACCTGACCGACCGTGGCCCGGACGGGATCGGGGTGGTCCGGCTGGTGCGCCGGCTCGGCGGCGAGGCGGCGCCGGTCGGCGGCCGGGTCGACACGTTGCTCGGCAACCACGAGATCCTGCTGCTGGGCAGCCGGCGGTTCGGCGACGAGCTGATCGACCTGCCGGCGGGTGCCCGCAGCTTCCGCACCACCTGGCAGCTCAACGGTGGCCGGGACAGCGACCTGGACGCGCTGACCGACGACGAGGCGGAGTGGCTGACCGAGCGGGCCGCGATGGTGCGCGCCGACGACTTCCTGCTCGCGCACTCCGACACGGTGGCGTACCTGGACTACGGCGACAGCGTCGAGCAGATCGTCGCCGCGCTGCGCGCCGAGCTGGTCGACGGGGACGCACCGCGGTGGTGGGAGTGCTTCCGGCAGCTGACCCGGCGACACGACTTCCGCGGCGAGGACGGCGTGGCCCGGGTGGCGGAGATGCTGGACACCCTCGGCGGCCACCAGTACGTGCACGGACACAGCCCGATTCCGGAACACCTCGCCGTCGATCCGAGCGAGGTCACCGAGCCGCTGCTGTACGCCGACGGCCGCGCCCTGTCGGTCGACGGCGGGCTGTTCGCCGGCGGCCCGTGCCTGGTCACCCGGCTGCCCTACCGGGCCGCCGCGCGATAG
- a CDS encoding alpha-L-fucosidase, which yields MGLPRRHLLTAAAGTGGALALGAAAPALAAPAGTGKTAAGGSEPAAPVPVPIAAKYDNNGIGTAPGDANIDGSGYGFPAGQLPSGSVTVDGVPYEFPATTAAGAPDNLVAAGQTIDLPPGRYLAAYLLATATYGPAGGDATVHYDDGSTSTAPLSAPDWYATSGQLATTDRYSPSGTDHHPVSIFPVSVWCDPNRTATGLTLPTTAQPAAGSASLHVFALSMQPVTAGRAVAVRAAASTTLWLGTGRSQVVAVTVANLGSEPVTAAHQLTVRVVADGVHTTAPARIARLLPGEQARVQVGIRSPGLPAGTKVDGTVEVTGQGVSAQRDVTLTAGIPRYRGTEASLSTHQAPDWYDDAKFGIFIHWGVYSVPAWAPVGKEYAEWYWAQMNNPDDPTYAHHAQTWGEDFAYDDFIPRFTAAAFDPVAWVRLFEQAGARYFVLTGKHHEGFALFDSHVSDRTAVRMGPRRDLVRELFDAARRHAPSLHTGVYYSLPEWYNPADPWRGHGPQNPYTGAAEPYTGDRGETDYLHQLQIPQLKELITRYRPDVLWGDIGTPATDPSVVALHFNQALESGRQVTVNNRMGLSTSDFSTPEYASSFALSTAKFEACRGIDPFSFGYNAATPDDAYATAEELVGQLVDVVSKNGNLLLDIGPRADGTIPEIMATRLREMGSWLDVNGEAVYGTTYWDKGAAEGDLRFTVAGDRAFYVSSLVRPGSQLVVHAPVPVTTGDRVHLLGYRPELSWHHRDDGALVVDVPSAAADAGRYVWTFRISWPG from the coding sequence ATGGGACTGCCCAGAAGACACCTGCTGACCGCCGCCGCCGGTACCGGCGGTGCCCTCGCGCTCGGCGCCGCGGCGCCCGCCCTGGCCGCACCGGCCGGCACCGGCAAGACCGCCGCCGGCGGGTCGGAACCGGCCGCCCCGGTACCGGTACCGATCGCCGCGAAGTATGACAACAACGGCATCGGCACCGCGCCCGGCGACGCGAACATCGACGGCAGCGGGTACGGGTTCCCGGCCGGCCAGCTGCCGTCGGGCAGCGTGACCGTCGACGGCGTGCCGTACGAGTTTCCGGCCACGACCGCCGCCGGCGCACCGGACAACCTCGTCGCGGCCGGCCAGACCATCGACCTGCCGCCCGGCCGGTACCTCGCCGCGTACCTGCTCGCCACCGCCACCTACGGCCCGGCCGGCGGCGACGCGACCGTGCACTACGACGACGGCAGTACCAGCACGGCACCGCTGTCCGCGCCGGACTGGTACGCCACCTCGGGCCAGCTCGCCACCACCGACCGGTACTCCCCCAGCGGGACCGACCACCACCCGGTCTCGATCTTCCCGGTGTCGGTGTGGTGCGACCCGAACCGCACCGCGACCGGGCTGACCCTGCCGACCACCGCGCAGCCGGCCGCGGGCAGCGCCAGCCTGCACGTGTTCGCGCTGTCGATGCAGCCGGTGACCGCCGGCAGGGCCGTGGCGGTCCGGGCCGCCGCGTCCACCACGCTGTGGCTGGGCACCGGGCGCTCGCAGGTCGTCGCGGTCACCGTGGCCAACCTGGGCAGCGAGCCGGTCACCGCCGCGCACCAGCTGACGGTGCGGGTCGTCGCCGACGGCGTGCACACCACCGCGCCGGCCCGCATCGCCCGGCTGCTGCCCGGCGAGCAGGCCCGGGTGCAGGTCGGCATCCGCTCGCCGGGCCTGCCGGCGGGGACGAAGGTCGACGGCACCGTCGAGGTCACCGGGCAGGGCGTGTCCGCGCAGCGGGACGTGACGCTGACCGCCGGCATCCCGCGCTACCGCGGCACCGAGGCGTCGCTTTCCACCCACCAGGCGCCCGACTGGTACGACGACGCCAAGTTCGGCATCTTCATCCACTGGGGCGTCTACTCGGTGCCCGCCTGGGCACCGGTCGGCAAGGAGTACGCCGAGTGGTACTGGGCGCAGATGAACAACCCGGACGACCCCACCTACGCCCACCACGCACAGACCTGGGGCGAGGACTTCGCGTACGACGACTTCATCCCCCGGTTCACCGCGGCGGCGTTCGACCCGGTGGCGTGGGTACGGCTGTTCGAGCAGGCCGGCGCGCGCTACTTCGTGCTGACCGGAAAGCACCACGAGGGGTTCGCGCTGTTCGACTCGCACGTCTCGGACCGCACCGCGGTACGGATGGGGCCGCGCCGGGATCTCGTCCGGGAGCTGTTCGACGCCGCCCGGCGGCACGCGCCGTCGCTGCACACCGGCGTCTACTACTCGCTGCCGGAGTGGTACAACCCGGCCGACCCGTGGCGCGGGCACGGTCCGCAGAATCCCTACACCGGGGCAGCGGAGCCCTACACCGGTGACCGGGGTGAGACCGACTACCTGCACCAGCTGCAGATCCCGCAGCTCAAGGAGCTGATCACCCGGTACCGGCCGGACGTGCTGTGGGGTGACATCGGCACGCCCGCAACGGATCCGTCGGTGGTGGCGCTGCACTTCAACCAGGCGCTGGAGTCCGGCCGGCAGGTCACGGTGAACAACCGGATGGGGCTGTCGACCAGCGACTTCAGCACTCCGGAGTACGCGTCGTCGTTCGCGCTGTCGACGGCGAAGTTCGAGGCGTGCCGGGGCATCGACCCGTTCTCGTTCGGCTACAACGCGGCGACCCCGGACGACGCGTACGCGACCGCCGAAGAGCTGGTCGGCCAGCTCGTCGACGTGGTCAGCAAGAACGGCAACCTGCTGCTGGACATCGGCCCGCGGGCGGACGGCACCATCCCGGAGATCATGGCCACCCGGCTGCGCGAGATGGGCTCCTGGCTGGATGTCAACGGCGAGGCCGTCTACGGCACCACCTACTGGGACAAGGGCGCCGCCGAGGGCGACCTGCGGTTCACCGTCGCCGGCGACCGGGCGTTCTACGTCAGTTCGCTGGTACGGCCCGGCTCCCAGCTGGTGGTGCACGCGCCGGTGCCGGTCACCACCGGCGACCGGGTGCACCTGCTCGGGTACCGGCCGGAGCTGTCCTGGCACCACCGCGACGACGGCGCCCTGGTCGTCGACGTGCCGTCCGCCGCGGCCGACGCCGGCCGGTACGTGTGGACGTTCCGCATCTCCTGGCCGGGCTGA
- a CDS encoding class I SAM-dependent methyltransferase codes for MAQPANTDQAQAWNGYEGRHWARHQDRYDALNAELNGPLFAAAGITAGDRVLDVGCGNGATTRLAARAARPGRVLGIDLSGPMLATARASTTAERLDNIDYVQGDAQIYDLGAAGFDVAISRAGVMFFADQRAAFGNIGRALRPGGRLAFVSLGAPNADDEMWQLFGTVRAHGTATPDTGPQPDSLADPAHIAAVLSDAGFTDIAVEPARVPLRWGHDAADATEFLLGWGPVRHWLRDAAPAALDAARTDLHAALARHEGPDGVHTWSTCLVTSARRRESDTR; via the coding sequence ATGGCGCAGCCCGCCAACACCGATCAGGCGCAGGCGTGGAACGGCTACGAAGGCCGGCACTGGGCCCGGCACCAGGACCGGTACGACGCGTTGAACGCCGAGCTGAACGGGCCGCTGTTCGCCGCCGCCGGCATCACCGCGGGCGACCGGGTGCTCGACGTCGGCTGCGGCAACGGCGCGACCACCCGGCTCGCCGCCCGCGCCGCCCGGCCGGGACGGGTGCTCGGGATCGACCTGTCCGGGCCGATGCTCGCCACGGCCCGGGCGAGCACCACCGCCGAGCGGCTCGACAACATCGACTACGTGCAGGGCGACGCCCAGATCTACGACCTCGGCGCCGCCGGCTTCGACGTCGCGATCAGCCGGGCCGGGGTGATGTTCTTCGCCGACCAGCGGGCCGCGTTCGGCAACATCGGCCGCGCGTTGCGCCCCGGCGGGCGGCTCGCGTTCGTCTCGCTCGGCGCGCCGAACGCCGACGACGAGATGTGGCAGCTGTTCGGCACCGTGCGGGCGCACGGCACGGCGACGCCGGACACCGGCCCGCAGCCGGACTCCCTCGCCGACCCGGCGCACATCGCCGCGGTACTGAGCGACGCCGGGTTCACCGACATCGCCGTCGAGCCGGCCCGGGTACCGCTGCGGTGGGGGCACGACGCGGCCGACGCGACCGAATTCCTGCTCGGCTGGGGCCCCGTACGGCACTGGCTGCGCGACGCCGCTCCGGCCGCCCTCGACGCCGCCCGTACCGACCTGCACGCCGCGCTGGCCCGGCACGAAGGCCCGGACGGCGTGCACACCTGGTCGACCTGCCTGGTCACCAGCGCCCGGCGCCGGGAGTCCGACACCCGCTGA
- a CDS encoding endonuclease V, with translation MRVPEFDRPATAAQARAEQDRLRPLVRTAGSLPAPLRTVAGLDVAYGADDRLAAAVVVLDADTLAPVDQATAVGVAAFDYVPGLFAFRELPALLAALAALATVPDVLVCDGHGLAHPRRFGLACHLGVLLDRPAVGIAKTPLSGRYEQPGPRRGDGSALVADGEVVGRALRTRDGVKPVYVSVGHRLDLDAACALALRLTPRYRLPETTRRADRLSRDALAAGG, from the coding sequence GTGCGGGTACCCGAGTTCGACCGGCCGGCCACCGCCGCGCAGGCCCGGGCCGAACAGGACCGGCTGCGGCCACTGGTGCGCACTGCCGGTTCGCTGCCGGCGCCGCTGCGCACGGTGGCCGGCCTGGACGTCGCGTACGGTGCCGACGACCGGCTGGCCGCCGCGGTCGTGGTGCTGGACGCGGACACGCTCGCCCCGGTCGACCAGGCCACCGCGGTCGGTGTCGCCGCGTTCGACTACGTACCGGGGTTGTTCGCGTTCCGCGAGCTGCCGGCGCTGCTGGCGGCGCTCGCGGCCCTGGCCACGGTGCCCGACGTGCTGGTGTGCGACGGACACGGGCTGGCGCACCCGCGCCGGTTCGGCCTCGCCTGCCACCTGGGCGTACTGCTGGACCGGCCGGCGGTCGGCATCGCCAAGACCCCGCTGTCCGGCCGGTACGAGCAGCCCGGCCCGCGCCGCGGCGACGGCTCGGCGCTGGTGGCCGACGGCGAGGTGGTCGGGCGTGCGCTGCGCACCCGCGACGGCGTCAAGCCGGTGTACGTCTCGGTCGGTCACCGGCTCGACCTCGACGCGGCGTGCGCGCTGGCGCTGCGGCTGACCCCGCGGTACCGGCTGCCGGAAACCACCCGCCGCGCCGACCGGCTCAGCCGCGACGCCCTCGCCGCCGGCGGCTGA